In Oncorhynchus masou masou isolate Uvic2021 chromosome 10, UVic_Omas_1.1, whole genome shotgun sequence, a single genomic region encodes these proteins:
- the LOC135547649 gene encoding ly6/PLAUR domain-containing protein 6B-like — MSLTTALHLLAMVAMCDQVKSHRINFYNVKPPVEATPFPKSFKCFTCERAVDNYTCNRWAEDKWCPPNSQFCMTVHHFTSHGKTKFVTKKCAAREECHASGCRHHRDTGHTECVSCCEGMICNVEVPTNHTIAVFAMRQQAYSSAPSQTPVRTTWSCCWLTLLPTLGLGLTRLVLL; from the exons ATGTCATTGACCACCGCTCTCCATCTCCTGGCAATGGTGGCAATGTGTGACCAGGTTAAATCTCATCGCATCAACTTCTACAATGTCAAACCTCCTGTGGAAG CCACTCCGTTCCCTAAGAGCTTCAAGTGCTTCACCTGTGAGAGAGCTGTGGACAACTACACCTGCAACCGCTGGGCTGAGGACAAGTGGTGTCCACCGA ATAGCCAGTTCTGCATGACAGTGCACCATTTCACCAGTCACGGCAAGACCAAGTTTGTGACCAAGAAGTGTGCTGCTCGTGAGGAGTGTCATGCGTCTGGCTGTAGACACCACAGGGACACGGGTCACACT GAGTGTGTGTCATGCTGTGAGGGTATGATCTGCAACGTGGAGGTCCCTACCAACCACACCATTGCTGTGTTTGCCATGAGGCAGCAGGCCTACAGCTCAGCCCCATCCCAGACTCCTGTTAGGACGACATGGAGCTGCTGCTGGCTGACGTTACTGCCCACTCTGGGCCTGGGGCTGACCAGGCTGGTCCTACTGTGA